A region of bacterium DNA encodes the following proteins:
- a CDS encoding SPOR domain-containing protein, translating into GLGYAPVMEVATLGGQTYHRVVLPGLADRAAAERLGERLRAELGITYLIRRD; encoded by the coding sequence CGGGCCTCGGCTACGCGCCGGTGATGGAGGTTGCGACGCTCGGGGGCCAGACTTACCATCGTGTCGTCCTGCCCGGACTGGCCGACCGTGCCGCCGCCGAAAGGCTGGGGGAGCGGCTGCGCGCGGAACTGGGCATCACCTATCTGATCCGGCGCGACTAG